In Dehalococcoidia bacterium, the genomic window CACCATGCCCACGCAGGACGCCCGCGGGCGCGGGTCATGGCGCGATGGCCGCTGGACAGTCGTGCTCGCGCGGGCGCTGGCGGCCAGCGATCAGGGCGAGACGGCCCTTCAGCCCGGCCAGTCTTACGCCTTCGCCTGCGCCGTCTGGTCGGGCGCGGCCGCCGACAGGGGGGCGCGCAAGTCCATCACCCAGCTGGGCACCCTCTGGCTGGAGGTGGGCCGATGATGGCAGCGGTGAGTAGCGCCAGCGCCCAGAGCCTGCTGCACGTGGCCCGAGCCTATGGCCTCTGCGCCCGCCTGCTGTCTCGCGAGGGCGGGCACCGGCCCCGACAGGTGGCGCGTCTCCTTTTAGATGAGCTGGAACTCCTGGGATGGCACCGGGCGCGGGACGCTGCCGGCGACTTCATAAGAGCCCTCCCCCGTAGAGCAAGGCGCTACGCCTCGTGGCTGGCTACCAACGCCGTCCCTGCCTACGAGACCAGCTACCGCGAGGGCGCCCAGGCCAGCGGCGGCCAGATGCTCACGATGGCCGACGTGGCCGGCTTCTATCGTGCTTTCGGGTTCCAGGTGCGGGGTGAGAGGCCCGATTACCTGGGGGCGCAGCTCGAGTTCCTGGCCCTGCTGGCCCTGAAGGAGGCCAACGCCCTGTTGGAGGGGCGCGAGGAGGCGGCGGCCCTGTGTCGGCAGACCAGGGCCGAGTTCGCCGGGAGGCACGTTTTGCCGTGGCTGCCGGCTTTCGAAGGGAGGGCGAGGGGGCAGGGCATCGCCTGTCTGGCAGAGCTGGCCCGGCTGGCTCGCTCCCTGATCGAATCGGACCTGGGCGGGTAAGGGGCGCGTGGGCACGACGGTGCCGACCTCTGGTCCACGATGCGGCTGGGCGGCGCTGTGGGGGTGGCGTGGCGCTACAATGGCAGGGAGGTTCATGAAGGCCGTTAGGGCGGGCCATCCA contains:
- a CDS encoding ethylbenzene dehydrogenase-related protein, with protein sequence DYPPEARHRLPALAVGNPLAQTRRPSPVEKLQAMGPGTIYTMPTQDARGRGSWRDGRWTVVLARALAASDQGETALQPGQSYAFACAVWSGAAADRGARKSITQLGTLWLEVGR
- a CDS encoding molecular chaperone TorD family protein; protein product: MMAAVSSASAQSLLHVARAYGLCARLLSREGGHRPRQVARLLLDELELLGWHRARDAAGDFIRALPRRARRYASWLATNAVPAYETSYREGAQASGGQMLTMADVAGFYRAFGFQVRGERPDYLGAQLEFLALLALKEANALLEGREEAAALCRQTRAEFAGRHVLPWLPAFEGRARGQGIACLAELARLARSLIESDLGG